GCCCAAACGGCCTCCCAGGTTGCCCAGGCGCAGGCGGCTTCCACGGCGGCCGGGCAGGTGGGCAGTGGACGGCAACAAGTCACTCAGGCCGGGTCGGGTCAGCAAGGACAACAAGGCCAGGGACAAGGACAGGGGCAAGGGCAACAAGGGCAAGGCCAGGGTCAAGGTCAACAGGGTCAAGGTCAACAGGGTCAAGGACAAGGGCAGGGACAAGGACAGGGGCAGGGACAAGGTCAAGGACAAGGTCAAGGCAGTAGCAATGCTGGCTCTGGCGAAGGCAACGGTGAATCGCAAGGCGGCGAAGCGCCGAACTCGCCCGGCAATGCGGGCGGCCCGAGTGACGGCGGCACGCGAAGTTATGAGCCGATCTTTTCGCCTTATCGTCTCGGCGGGTCGGGCGGGCCGGAAGTGAATCTTCCCGGAACCGGCGACCCCGGCTCGGAAATTGTGGGCGAAGGCCCCAGCAGTCCGCCGACGGATGGTGCGTCGCAAGTGCCGTACAACGAAGTCTACAATCAATACAACGATGCCGCGCAACACGCAGTTGACAGCGGCCAGGCGCCGGTGACGTTGAAGCCGGTGATCAAAGATTACTTTAGTTCGTTAGAGCCTTAACTTTAGCAATGAAGTACCAGCATCCTGAGCGGAGGCCCGCGTGCTGTTCGCGGGCTGTAGTCGAAGGATGCGACGCAATCGCAAGCACCGCACCCTTCGACTGCGCGGCGACCCTTCGGCTTCACTTCGTTTCGCTCAGGGCCGCCGCTCTGCTCAGGGTGCTACCTAACTTTCGAAGAGGAGCACATGCCCGACCAACTAACCATTCAACAATTTCGTGACACGGCAACAACCATTGAAGCCGAGATTGGCAAAGTGATTGTGGGCCAGCAGGAGGTAGTGCGGCACGTGCTCATTTGCGTGATCACCGGCAACCACGCTCTGCTCGAAGGCGTGCCGGGGCTGGGCAAGACGATGCTCATCCGCACTCTGTCGAGCGTGTTGGATTTGAAATTCTCGCGCATCCAGTTCACGCCCGACCTCATGCCCGCCGACATCGTCGGCACCGACATCATCGAAGAAAGTGAAGAGGGCCGCCGCGCATTTCGTTTCCAGCCCGGCCCGGTGTTCGCCAACTTGGTGCTGGCCGACGAGATCAACCGGGCCACGCCCAAGACTCAGTCGGCATTGCTCGAAGCCATGCAGGAACATTCGGTAACGGTGGCCAAGAAGACCTACAAGCTCGACGAGCCGTTCTTCGTGCTGGCTACCCAGAACCCGATTGAAATGGAAGGCACGTATCCTCTGCCCGAAGCCCAGCTTGACCGCTTCATGTTCAAGGTGTCGGTAGAATTTCCGACGAGCAACCAGCTGGTTGAAATTCTGTCGCGCACTACCGGCAAAGAAATGCCGACGGCCAACAAGGTGGCGAATGCGGAAACTATTTTACGCATGGGCGAACTTGTGCGGCAGACTCCCGTCGCCACCCACGTTTCGGATTACGTAGCCCGGCTGGTAGTGGCCACCCACCCGGAGCACGAGTCGGCCACACCGATGGCGAAGCAATTTGTCCGTTACGGCGCCAGTCCGCGCGCCGCGCAAGCCATCATCCTGGGCGCGAAAGTCGCCTCGGTGATGTCGGGCCGCTACAACGTGGCTTTTGAAGATATTTCCATCGTCGCCCCCGCCGCCCTGCGCCACCGCCTGCTGTTGAACTTCGAGGGCCAGGCCGAGGGCGTCTCGCCCGACGACATCACCGCCGAACTGCTCAAGACAGTGTCGAAGCAACCGCCGGAGCGAAGAGAAAGAGAGAAAACGGCGGCCTAACAGCCCGGACACATAAGGTGGTTGTGAAAAATGCCTATCAGTCGCAGCGAGGAATGGATTTCAGTCGCCGAGCTTGATGCTCACGATCAAATACGATTCACCAAAGAGTTTCAGTCTCTTATGAGCGAAATTGGTTGGGAGGCCAAAGCTTTCGTTGGCCACTTACTTGGGTCGTGGTACGACCCATTTGAGCATATGCTTGATTACAGCAGTGGTGAAGCCTCCTTTTCGCGCGATCAAGCGGGAACATTTGACCGAAATGCTTTGGATGAGACACAGGATGTTGTGGAATATTGGGCTGTGGAGTGGAGCAAGCATGATAGTTTTTACAATCCACCACACCAAGCGGGTACCGGGCTGAAGTTGGGAGTGGATTGGTATCGAGACATGTTGCGTGCCAAGCTGGTTTCGTTGCGATTGCCAAAGCGACTATTGTTTGAGTATAAAGAGAAGTTGCTTGAGCAGATCGCCGAGTCCGAAGCCACTTTGAAGAAGGATGTTCCTGGCAAAACTGTTCCTGCACCTTCGCCCGGAGTTGAAACTCCGGGCTGAAAATGCGAAGTTGGCTAAAGCCAACTAGATCGCAATTCGTCAGCCCGATTCATCGGGCTTTGTTTTTTGGCCCGGCGATTCATCGCCGGGCGAGTGAGAGTAAAGCAGGTATTTGTGTTTCTCGACGAATCGACTCTCCGCAAGCTCGACCAGCTTTCCCTCGTGGCCTCGCGGGTGCGCGCCGGGCAGATGAAGGGCGAGCGCCGCTCGACCAAGCGCGGCACGTCCCTCGAGTTCGCCGACTACCGCGATTACGTGCAAGGCGACGATCTGCGCCGGGTGGACTGGAACGTCTACGCCCGACTTGAGCGCCCCTTCATCAAATTGTTTGAGGAAGAAGAGGACTTGTCGGTGCATGTGCTGATTGACGCCTCGCGCTCGATGAACTGGCCGGACGAGTCAACGAACGGGGATAACGCCACTGCGAAAGAGCGCAACAAGTTTCAATACGCCCTCCACCTGGCCGCCGCCATCGGCCACATTGCCCTGGCCGCCGGCGACCGCCTGACGATGATTGCCTTTAGCGGCGATGACGCTCGCCCGGTTCGTTTCGGTCCGGTGCGCGGGCGCGGCAACACCTTCCGCCTCATCAAATTCCTCACCGAGTTGAAGCCGTCCGGCACGACCGACCTGAACGGCGCTTTGCGCGATTATGCAATGGCAAGCTCGCGCGCCGGGCTGGGCTTCTTGCTCACCGATTTGTTTTCACCCGCCGGTTATCAACCGGGGCTGAACGCTCTGCAAAGCCAGGGCTACGAAGTCAACCTGCTTCACCTGCTTGCGCCCGAAGAAGTTGACCCGCCCCTGGCCGGCGACTTGCGGCTGATCGACTCCGAGACGGGCGACCCGCAGGATGTTTCGATTGACGGGCCACTGCGCGATCTCTACAAGCGCCGGGTGCAGGGCTGGCGCGACGAGATCGAAACGCACTGCCTCAAGCGCGGCGTCAACTACGTGCCGGTGACAACTTCGACGAAGTGGGATGAGGTGGTGTTGTATCAGATGCGACGGATGGGGCTGGTGAAATAACGCAACTAGCATCCTGAGCGGAACGGAGCGAAGCGGAGTGTAGTCGAAGGATGCGGGTCTCGCGAATGGGATCGCATCCTTCGACTACGCGGCGAGCAGCACCGCCGCTCCGCTCAGGATGCTGACCCTCTTTTATTGTTCTGATGAGTTTCTTAGCCCCTCTCTTTCTCGCTCTCAGTACACTAGCTGTACCGATTGTGATTCTGTACATGCTCAAACTGCGCCGCCGCGAGACGGAAGTGTCGTCCACGATGTTGTGGCGCATGGTTCTGCGCGACCGCGAGGCCAACGCGCCCTGGCAACGCCTGCGGCGCAACCTGCTTCTGCTTCTGCAACTGCTTCTGCTGGCTTTGCTCGTGGTGGCGCTGGCCCGGCCTTTCATTCCGGTTCCGGTTGTGGCTTCGGGGCAGGTCACGGTTCTGCTCGACGCCTCAGCTTCCATGAATGCCACCGACGTTCAACCGTCGCGCTTCGAGGCGGCCCAGGCAGTGGCCCGCCAGCTTGCCAACGATCTGACTCAGGAAGGCCTTATGACAATCATCCTCGTCGGCCCTCAGCCGCGCGTGCTGGCCTCGGCCACGAATGACAAGCTGGAACTACGAAACGCAATCAACGCTGCCCAGCCGACGATTGGCTCGGCCAATTGGGAAACCGCCTTTGCGTTGGCGGCAGGGGCCAATGGAAGCGTTGCCAATTCGACCACGGTGCTCATTTCAGATGGCGGCCTCCCCGAAAAACTTCCGGCGCTCACCGGCGAAGTGCGTTACGTTCCAGTCGGCAGTCAACCGGCCAATCTGGGAATCAGCGCCCTCTCGCTTCGCCCAGCGAGCGGCGGCCCTCAACTGTTCGCCAGCGTCACCAATTATGGCGATGCTAACGCCAGAACCATTCTCACCCTCAACCTCGACGGCGAACTTTTCAACGCCCAACAGCTTGAAGTTCCGGCAGGCAAAACGTCGAACGTGATCGTTCAGGCTTACGAAGGCACCGTGCTGGCCGAGGCGGTGCTATCGCCGCCTGTCGGGGCCGCCAACACTGATCACCTGGCCACAGACGACAAGGCCTGGGCGGTGTATAACCCGCCGCAAACTGGCCGCGCTCTGTTCATCTCGCGCGACGGCAACATCTTCATCGAGCAACTGCTGGCCGCGCTCCCCGGCCTGCAACCGTTCCGCCAGTCGGTGGATGCGCAACTCCCGACCGACCCGTTCGACCTCTACGTTTACGACGGCGTGATCTCCAACACATTGCCGTCGAAAGAACTTCTGCTCGTCAATCCGCCGCCGAACCCGCTGTTCACCGTCGGCGACGTGTTCACCCCGACCATCACCGGCACGATCACGCTTGTGGATGATCCACTTCTGAGCTTCGTGGATTTCAGCAACGTTCACGTTTTGCGCGCGCGAGAAGTGCAAACCCCGGCCTGGGCGCGGACGCTGATCTCGGTTGACGGCAAGCCGCTGGTGTTCGTCGGCACGCTCGACCGCCGCCGCATTGCCGTCTTTACGTTCGACCTGCGTGACTCCGACCTGCCGCTTCAGATTGCTTATCCAATTTTGGTCTCGAACTTGATCACCTGGCTCACGCCCTCAACCGTAATTTCAGAGTCGGGCGAGACGGTGCATCCTGGCGACACGGTGACGATTAGGCCGGAAGTTGGGCAACAGGCCGTCGGCATTCAAGCGCCGGACGGCCAGTTCTTCGTAGCGCCCGCCAGCGAGGCCGGGGTGCTGTTTTCTGACACCGGCCAGCTTGGTATTTACGGCGTGGGCACGGCCTCGGTGCAAGAGGGCGGCAAGTTCGCTGGCTTCTTCGCCGTCAACCTGTTCGACCCACTGGAGAGCAGGATTCAACCCGCCGAGTCGCTGACGATTGGCCGGGCGCAAGTGTCCCCCGCCGTGCGCGGGCAGGTGGGCCAGCGCGAGTTCTGGCCCTACGTGGCCGCCGCCGCGCTTGCCATTTTGATCGTCGAGTGGTGGGTGTATCATCGCGGTTCCTCCGTGCCTGGCGCTTCTGGGTGGAGAGGGTTCTTTCAGAGGAAGAAGGTGGGGGCGTGAAGAGTGAAACGTCAAACGTCAAGCGACACGCGGAGCGGGCCTGCCGTTTGTCGTTTCACGTTTGACTTGGCGTGGGCTTGATGGCAACCGTCTACCTGCTGATCGGCCTTCAAGGCTCCGGCAAGTCGGTGTGGGCCAACGAGAATGCGGGCTGGTTGGAGGCTGAGGTGATTTCGTCGGACGAGATTCGGAACGAGCTTGAGGCGCAAGGCAAGGACGCGATGAACAATGGGCGGGTATTTGCGATTTTCAACGAGCGGTTGGAACGCGAACTGCAGCGGGGCCGAAACGTGATTCTGGATGCGACCCACGCCCGCCGCACCTGGCGCGCCGACTCGCTGGCTATCGCCCGCCAGCACGGATCCGCCGCCGTCGGTGTGTGGTTCGACGTGCCCCTGGTCGTCTGCCGCCAGCGCAACGCAAGCCGCAAAGGCGAACTGTGGGGCGAGCGCGCCGTGCCAGACAATTTTCTGCTGGGTGTGGCGCGTGGGTTTGAGGGGCCGGAAGCGGGAGAGTTTGATGAGGTGTGGAGAATTATGAACGGGCAAGCACCCTGAGCGGATGCCCGCACGCTGTTCGTTGGCCGTAGTCGAAGCATGCCCGGAGCTTGCCGAAGGGGGTGCGGTGCTTGCGCAAGGGGCCGCATCCTTCGACTGCGCGCGGAACCCCTTCGGGCCGCACTCCGCTCAGGACGCTGGCTGTGGAAAGTGGGGCAACTATCTTTCAACGGATGGGAATCGGAAAAACGGATGAGGCGCGCGAGCATCCGTTTGTCCGTTTTCAAATCCGTTGAAGGCCTGCTAGGAGGTTGCAATGCGCATAAATACACAGGATGCTAATGGGGCTAATAACACTGTGGTCGACTCGACGGTTTCCAAAAAACATTGGGTTTATGCAATTGTATGCAGTCTGTTAGGAATTGTCTGGATTTACCTGGCAGTGGATTCAATTCAAGGCTATGCATGGCGATTTGGCGCGACTGTAAAGGAAAATCCTGACTGGATACCTCTGTTGGCGGCTATTGCCTTTGCATCTGGATGGTTCATGATCTATTTTGCAGAACATATCAAGAAGCGGAAGTTTGTTTTGGCTTTATTGACCTTCGGTTTTGTTCTAGGGTTAGCGCTTCTGGAAGAGATGGTCTTTAAGTTCAGTAGCCTCAATCTTGTCTTCCGCCTATTTATGAGTGGCATGTTCTTGAAACTCTCTACAGTCTTTACCCATTTTCAGCGACAACCACAATAATCTTGCTGTTTCTCGTGACCTTCACCACCCCCCTCCTTCTCCTCCTCTTCCTCCTCACCCCGCTCATTCTCTGGCTGGGGTGGCCGTCGCGCTCGGCCGCGCGGCGGCGGGAGATTCTCAGCCTGATCGTGCGGCTGATCATTTTTGCCTCCATCGTGCTCTCGCTGGCCGGGTTCGAAGCCGTGCGGGCGGCGGACAATCTGGCCGTCGTCTTTCTGGTGGACGTGTCGGACTCGATGCCGGACGAGGGCCAGGCGCTGGCAGTGGGGTGGGTGCGCGACTCGATGAGCAAGATGGGGCCGGACGACAAGGCGGCTATCGTCTTGTTCGGCGGCGATGCGCTGGTCGAGCATCCCATGTCAACCTCGCGCCTCATTCAAGAGTTCACTTCGATTCCGACGACGACGCAGACTGATCTCTCCGAAGCGATCCGCCTGGCGCTGGCCCTGTTCCCCGGTCAGGCCGCCAAGCGCATTGTCATTTTGTCGGACGGGGTCGCCACGACGGGCAACGCCGAAGAGGCGGCCCGGCTGGCGGCGACGGCGGGCGTGCAGATCATGGCCGTTCCAATTGTCCGCAACCTTGAGGCCTTCGACGAAGCCCTGCTCACGACGGTAGATGCGCCTTCGTCTTTGCGGCAGGGCGAAGAGTTCGATCTTGAAATTACGGTGAACTCGACGAGGGTGCAAAAGGCGGGCGTGCGCGTCTTTGCCGGGTCGGAGGTGGTTTACGAAGGCACGCTCGACCTGCGGGTGGGCGAGCATTCGTACACAATTCCGCTGAAGGCGGGCAAACCGGGGTTCATCTCGTACCGAGTCCAGCTTTCCCCCGCGAACAGCGGCGACACCTTTTACCAGAACAACGAACTGGCCGCGTTCTCACAGGTCAAAGGCCCGCCGCGAGTCCTGGTCGTCGTCGGCGAAAACAAAGAAGGCACGGACGAGGGCGCGGCTCTGGTCGCCGCGCTTGACGCCGCCGGAATCGATCTCGACCGCGTTCCGCCAACCGGCCTGCCGTCCGAACTGCCTCTGCTGGCCGAGTATGCTTCGGTGGTGCTGGTGGACGTTCCGGCCAAGCAATTCACGCCGCGCCAGCAAGCGGCGGTTGAACAATACGTGCGCGATCTCGGCGGCGGCCTGCTCGTGATCGGCGGCCCGCAGAGTTTCGGAGTGGGCGGCTACTTCCGCACCCCGCTGGAAGACGTTCTCCCGGTTGACATGCAGTTGAAGGATCAGAAGCGGCGGCCCCGGCTGACCATCGTCTTCATCATTGATCATTCCGGCAGTATGTCGGAGACCAGCGGCGGCGTGCAGAAGATCGAACTCGCCAAAGAAGCCGCCATTCGCGCCGTCGAACTTCTTTCGCCGACCGACAAGGTGGGCGTGGTGCAGTTCGACGACTCGGCCAGTTGGGTCGTGCCAATCACGCCGCTCGACGACCCGGACACTGTCATCAATCGCATCGCTTCGATCCGCGCCGACGGCGGCACCGACATCATGGCCGGCGTGCGGTTGATGGCCTCCGAACTGCCGGACGACGACGCCCAACTCAAGCACACTATCCTGCTCACCGACGGCATCGCCAGCGCGACCGGCATTCCTGAACTTGTTCAACAGTTGTACGAAGAGAACAACATCACCCTGTCGTCGGTGGCGATGGGCAACGACGCCGACAAGAAACTGCTGGAGCAGTTGGCCCAAGTTGGCGGTGGCCGCTACCACTTCGCCGCCGACCCGGCCAGCATCCCCGAAATCTTCACTGAAGAGACCACGCTTGCCACCCGCGCTTACATCATCGAAGAGACGTTCTTCCCGGAGCGCGTCGGCATCAGCCCGATCCTCGAAGGCATCTCGGCTGTGCCGCAGTTGTTGGGCTACGTGGGCACATCGCCGAAAGAGGCGGCGCAAACGATTCTCGTTTCGCAGTTGGCCGACGGCTCGCGCGATCCGCTTCTGGCTTCGTGGCAATACGGCCTCGGCAAGTCGGTGGCCTGGACTTCGGACGCGACCGGGCGCTGGGCCGAGCAGTGGGTGAAGTGGGACGGCTTTGCCACGTTCTTTGCTCAGGCCGTGCGCTACACGATCAACGAGAGCGTGCAGTCGGACATCACCGCCGACGTGACTCTCGACGGCGAAACCGCCACTCTGGCCGTGGACGCTTACAACAACGACGGCCAGTTCATCAACAACCTGGCCCTGCAAGCCAACGTCATTTCGCCGGATGGAACGTCGCAGTTGGTGGAGATGATTCAGACCGCGCCGGGACGCTACGAAGCCGACTTTACGCCGACCGAGCCGGGCGCATATTTGATTCGCATCGCCGGGCCGAACGGAGACGCCGCCTCGGTTGGAGAAACGTCCGGCTGGGTGTTGACCTACTCACCCGAATACAAAACGCTCACCGCCGACCCGAACGCGCTGGGCCGCGCCGCCCAACTCACGGCCGGCGGCTGTGTGGTGCCGGTTCCCAACGAGCCGATTCCTGAAAGCAAAGTGTTTTGCCGCGTGGCCGGGCCGGACGCCGCCTTCAACCACGACCTGATTGCCCGGCAGGTGACCAGCCCGCTTTGGCCGTATCTGCTGTTCCTGGCCGTCCTGCTCCTGCCGTTCGACATTGCCATTCGGCGACTCGTCATCAGCCGTTACGATTTACAACGCGCCTACACCCGCCTCGTCGAAATCGCCAAAGGCGTCAGCCGCCCGAAGGCCGAGCAGGTGCGCGTCGAAGCCATGTCGCGTTTGCAACAGGCCAAGCAACGCGCGGGCGTTTCCGGCGTAGGGGCCGACCCACGTGTCGGCCCTGTCGGCCCAGAGTCAGGGCAATCACCCAGGATTGCCCCTACAACCCAATCGCCGCTCGATCCCTCAGCCGCCAAACCGCCTGCCGAGGTTTCACCCCCGCCAGCCATCATCACACCGCCGCCCAACCCGCAACCCGCGCCCCCGGCCAGCGGCGAGACCACGGCGGCTTCATTGTTAGCAAAGAAACGCACTCGCAAATAAAAAAGCGGCTCCCCCCAGGCACCGATAACCACCGCTCAAAATAGCGGATTGGGACTCCCAAATATGGAGCCAGTGACACTGGGACTTACGAGTCGCTTGTCAATAGTGTATGCCGATTTGGCCGAATGGCAAGGGCAATTTTTGCGGCAGGATTGCACAATCGAGCCTGCCCGCCACCCGCGCCCCCGGCCAGCGGCGAGTCCACGGCTTCTTCACTGCTGGCGAAGAAGCGGGGCCGGAAGTAGAATGCCCCAGCAGATGATTTTGCAGAAGCGAAATTCTGTATAAAAGGTTGTGTTTTACATGGAATTTTTCCATGGACTCAACGGTTAGCCCGCTCTGTTTTCAATATGCCGCAGAAAGTCGCACATGAATTTCAAATTAGATATTGAGTTGCCCAACGAGTTGGTTGCTTTCAAAGAAAATATCGAATCCAGCATTAAGCCACATGTAGAGATAGAGGCAAAAACGGAAAGCAACCTTCATCTATGGCAAAGTAAATTCGGTGGTTTTCCATATCTTCCGAAAAACTTTCACTACCCTAAAGATTCCAACGGGCAGGCAATGTTTTTACTTGCTCAAATCAATTTTGCTGAAACCCCAAAATTAGAGACTTTCCCTGAAAAAGGGGTTTTACAATTTTATATTTCGGGCGGGGACGATGTTTATGGTATATGTTTTGAAGATTTGGCAAAACAGGACGGTTTTACAATCCTTTATTTTCCCGACGTTCTTAAGGATGAAAGCAAACTGGTAACGGATTTTA
This genomic window from Chloroflexota bacterium contains:
- a CDS encoding MoxR family ATPase, with protein sequence MPDQLTIQQFRDTATTIEAEIGKVIVGQQEVVRHVLICVITGNHALLEGVPGLGKTMLIRTLSSVLDLKFSRIQFTPDLMPADIVGTDIIEESEEGRRAFRFQPGPVFANLVLADEINRATPKTQSALLEAMQEHSVTVAKKTYKLDEPFFVLATQNPIEMEGTYPLPEAQLDRFMFKVSVEFPTSNQLVEILSRTTGKEMPTANKVANAETILRMGELVRQTPVATHVSDYVARLVVATHPEHESATPMAKQFVRYGASPRAAQAIILGAKVASVMSGRYNVAFEDISIVAPAALRHRLLLNFEGQAEGVSPDDITAELLKTVSKQPPERREREKTAA
- a CDS encoding DUF58 domain-containing protein; translated protein: MFLDESTLRKLDQLSLVASRVRAGQMKGERRSTKRGTSLEFADYRDYVQGDDLRRVDWNVYARLERPFIKLFEEEEDLSVHVLIDASRSMNWPDESTNGDNATAKERNKFQYALHLAAAIGHIALAAGDRLTMIAFSGDDARPVRFGPVRGRGNTFRLIKFLTELKPSGTTDLNGALRDYAMASSRAGLGFLLTDLFSPAGYQPGLNALQSQGYEVNLLHLLAPEEVDPPLAGDLRLIDSETGDPQDVSIDGPLRDLYKRRVQGWRDEIETHCLKRGVNYVPVTTSTKWDEVVLYQMRRMGLVK
- a CDS encoding BatA domain-containing protein; its protein translation is MSFLAPLFLALSTLAVPIVILYMLKLRRRETEVSSTMLWRMVLRDREANAPWQRLRRNLLLLLQLLLLALLVVALARPFIPVPVVASGQVTVLLDASASMNATDVQPSRFEAAQAVARQLANDLTQEGLMTIILVGPQPRVLASATNDKLELRNAINAAQPTIGSANWETAFALAAGANGSVANSTTVLISDGGLPEKLPALTGEVRYVPVGSQPANLGISALSLRPASGGPQLFASVTNYGDANARTILTLNLDGELFNAQQLEVPAGKTSNVIVQAYEGTVLAEAVLSPPVGAANTDHLATDDKAWAVYNPPQTGRALFISRDGNIFIEQLLAALPGLQPFRQSVDAQLPTDPFDLYVYDGVISNTLPSKELLLVNPPPNPLFTVGDVFTPTITGTITLVDDPLLSFVDFSNVHVLRAREVQTPAWARTLISVDGKPLVFVGTLDRRRIAVFTFDLRDSDLPLQIAYPILVSNLITWLTPSTVISESGETVHPGDTVTIRPEVGQQAVGIQAPDGQFFVAPASEAGVLFSDTGQLGIYGVGTASVQEGGKFAGFFAVNLFDPLESRIQPAESLTIGRAQVSPAVRGQVGQREFWPYVAAAALAILIVEWWVYHRGSSVPGASGWRGFFQRKKVGA
- a CDS encoding ATP-binding protein, giving the protein MATVYLLIGLQGSGKSVWANENAGWLEAEVISSDEIRNELEAQGKDAMNNGRVFAIFNERLERELQRGRNVILDATHARRTWRADSLAIARQHGSAAVGVWFDVPLVVCRQRNASRKGELWGERAVPDNFLLGVARGFEGPEAGEFDEVWRIMNGQAP
- a CDS encoding VWA domain-containing protein produces the protein MTFTTPLLLLLFLLTPLILWLGWPSRSAARRREILSLIVRLIIFASIVLSLAGFEAVRAADNLAVVFLVDVSDSMPDEGQALAVGWVRDSMSKMGPDDKAAIVLFGGDALVEHPMSTSRLIQEFTSIPTTTQTDLSEAIRLALALFPGQAAKRIVILSDGVATTGNAEEAARLAATAGVQIMAVPIVRNLEAFDEALLTTVDAPSSLRQGEEFDLEITVNSTRVQKAGVRVFAGSEVVYEGTLDLRVGEHSYTIPLKAGKPGFISYRVQLSPANSGDTFYQNNELAAFSQVKGPPRVLVVVGENKEGTDEGAALVAALDAAGIDLDRVPPTGLPSELPLLAEYASVVLVDVPAKQFTPRQQAAVEQYVRDLGGGLLVIGGPQSFGVGGYFRTPLEDVLPVDMQLKDQKRRPRLTIVFIIDHSGSMSETSGGVQKIELAKEAAIRAVELLSPTDKVGVVQFDDSASWVVPITPLDDPDTVINRIASIRADGGTDIMAGVRLMASELPDDDAQLKHTILLTDGIASATGIPELVQQLYEENNITLSSVAMGNDADKKLLEQLAQVGGGRYHFAADPASIPEIFTEETTLATRAYIIEETFFPERVGISPILEGISAVPQLLGYVGTSPKEAAQTILVSQLADGSRDPLLASWQYGLGKSVAWTSDATGRWAEQWVKWDGFATFFAQAVRYTINESVQSDITADVTLDGETATLAVDAYNNDGQFINNLALQANVISPDGTSQLVEMIQTAPGRYEADFTPTEPGAYLIRIAGPNGDAASVGETSGWVLTYSPEYKTLTADPNALGRAAQLTAGGCVVPVPNEPIPESKVFCRVAGPDAAFNHDLIARQVTSPLWPYLLFLAVLLLPFDIAIRRLVISRYDLQRAYTRLVEIAKGVSRPKAEQVRVEAMSRLQQAKQRAGVSGVGADPRVGPVGPESGQSPRIAPTTQSPLDPSAAKPPAEVSPPPAIITPPPNPQPAPPASGETTAASLLAKKRTRK